The Patescibacteria group bacterium genome includes a window with the following:
- a CDS encoding glycine--tRNA ligase, giving the protein MAKSEIHEKDMEKIISLAKRRGFVYPSSEIYGGFAAIYDYGPYGVELLNNIKKYWWKWMVQYREDIVGLDSAIFMHPKIWEASGHVSGFSDPLSECKKCHLRIRVDTLLEDIGISADEKMTEDEINKLFDNNKNKVKCPGCGAKDFSEAKKFNLLVKSNLGNFTNDWDKEPSYLRGETCQGIYVNYKNVLDSTRVKIPFGIAQIGKAFRNEITARQFIFRTREFEQMEMQYFTSPDCDMSEYEKLKEYRWRFYIDMGFQEKNLKWHKHENLVFYAKEAYDIEYNFPFGFKELEGLHARGNYDLSQHSKFSKKDLSYQDPITNEKYIPHIIESSVGVNRTFLAILTEFYDEDIADGETRSVLRLKPELAPVKVAIFPLLKNKPELIEKAKSIFDELKKDYMCEFDTNGNIGKRYRRQDEIGTPYCITIDFETITNNDVTIRDRDTMEQTRISVHKLSDYLRNKIKN; this is encoded by the coding sequence ATGGCAAAATCAGAAATACACGAAAAAGACATGGAAAAAATCATTTCCCTTGCAAAAAGAAGGGGTTTTGTATACCCATCATCTGAAATATATGGTGGATTTGCAGCTATTTATGATTATGGTCCATATGGAGTAGAGCTTTTGAATAATATAAAAAAATATTGGTGGAAGTGGATGGTTCAATATAGAGAAGATATAGTAGGACTTGATAGTGCAATATTTATGCATCCAAAAATTTGGGAAGCAAGTGGTCATGTATCGGGATTTTCTGATCCACTTTCTGAATGTAAAAAATGTCATCTTAGAATAAGAGTGGATACACTATTAGAGGATATTGGAATTAGTGCTGATGAAAAAATGACTGAAGATGAAATAAATAAACTTTTTGATAATAATAAAAATAAAGTAAAATGTCCAGGTTGTGGTGCTAAAGATTTTTCTGAAGCAAAAAAATTTAACCTTCTTGTAAAATCAAATCTTGGAAATTTTACGAATGATTGGGACAAAGAACCCTCTTATTTAAGAGGAGAAACATGTCAGGGAATATATGTAAACTATAAAAATGTTTTGGATTCAACTCGAGTAAAAATTCCATTTGGTATAGCACAAATCGGAAAAGCTTTTAGAAATGAAATTACTGCAAGGCAATTTATATTTAGGACAAGAGAATTTGAACAAATGGAAATGCAATATTTTACTAGTCCAGATTGTGATATGAGTGAATATGAAAAATTAAAAGAATATAGATGGAGGTTTTATATTGATATGGGATTTCAAGAGAAAAATCTTAAATGGCATAAGCATGAAAATTTGGTTTTTTATGCAAAAGAAGCATATGACATAGAATATAATTTTCCATTTGGTTTCAAGGAATTAGAAGGACTTCATGCAAGAGGAAACTATGATTTGTCTCAGCACTCCAAATTTTCCAAAAAAGATTTGTCTTATCAAGATCCAATAACAAATGAAAAATATATTCCTCACATAATAGAATCTTCAGTTGGTGTAAATAGAACATTTTTGGCAATTCTTACTGAGTTTTATGATGAAGATATTGCTGATGGAGAAACAAGATCAGTTTTGAGGTTAAAGCCAGAACTTGCTCCTGTGAAAGTAGCAATATTTCCACTTTTGAAAAACAAACCAGAACTTATAGAAAAAGCTAAAAGTATTTTTGATGAACTCAAAAAAGATTATATGTGCGAATTTGATACAAATGGAAATATAGGAAAAAGATATAGACGACAGGATGAAATAGGAACGCCATATTGCATAACAATAGATTTTGAAACAATTACAAATAATGATGTAACTATAAGAGACAGAGATACTATGGAACAGACAAGAATATCTGTTCATAAATTAAGTGATTATTTAAGGAATAAAATAAAAAATTAA
- a CDS encoding pilin translates to MKKIFKIKFILFIFLLFFVFDINILNAQYVDQPCSNFAGAECVWQPNVFQYEIIQHSVCPDTSQTCVRRRPNCTGECRQSYNCQNQILGFCDGTINTSCCGGNMTAEQQASAERILAQQRQPVCLEGQIYLEVPIPGLGKCVDDFSDYMIKLYDYLVYLAGVLAVVVIMIGGFQWVSAGGNQSKIGEAKERISGAIIGLVLAIGSYLILDTINPNLLSMRMPSVRNISAVPIRFSTEEHMNSRAAAIADNITCNSNIECSRYDRICAPRRSDNVNQKICMNQSYDNGQCDEDEDCLQGLICNMSSYQCAVPDILKCIGQTDLGARCFQSLYPLVSGYCTSGNRCTLCNNSGADCSIGILGNVISTDLFADNDSICMDQYEVCGQINRLTTREEFHNLPPVYKQQPAGNCIKNCSSGVGGVVGAAMTTLIHVGSYVPLMNICTYNCK, encoded by the coding sequence ATGAAAAAAATATTTAAAATAAAATTTATATTGTTTATATTTTTATTGTTTTTTGTTTTTGATATAAATATATTAAATGCCCAATATGTAGATCAGCCCTGTTCAAATTTTGCTGGGGCTGAGTGTGTTTGGCAGCCAAATGTTTTTCAATATGAAATTATACAACATTCTGTATGTCCAGATACATCCCAAACATGCGTTAGAAGGCGTCCAAATTGTACAGGGGAGTGTAGACAATCTTATAATTGTCAAAACCAAATATTAGGTTTTTGTGATGGTACTATAAATACAAGTTGTTGTGGTGGTAATATGACAGCGGAACAGCAAGCTAGCGCAGAACGAATATTAGCACAACAAAGACAACCAGTTTGTCTAGAGGGTCAAATATATTTAGAAGTACCAATCCCAGGACTTGGAAAATGTGTAGACGATTTTAGCGATTATATGATAAAATTATATGATTATCTTGTGTATCTTGCAGGAGTACTTGCCGTTGTAGTAATAATGATAGGTGGGTTTCAATGGGTTTCAGCAGGAGGAAATCAAAGTAAAATAGGTGAAGCAAAAGAAAGAATAAGTGGGGCTATAATAGGACTTGTTTTAGCAATTGGATCGTATTTAATATTAGATACTATAAATCCAAATTTATTAAGCATGAGGATGCCAAGCGTTAGAAATATATCAGCAGTTCCTATTAGATTTAGTACGGAGGAACATATGAATTCAAGAGCTGCAGCAATAGCGGATAATATAACTTGTAATAGTAATATTGAATGTTCTAGATATGACAGAATTTGTGCACCAAGAAGGTCAGATAATGTTAATCAAAAAATATGTATGAATCAGAGTTATGACAATGGTCAGTGTGATGAAGATGAAGATTGTCTCCAAGGCTTAATATGTAATATGTCTAGTTATCAATGTGCTGTTCCTGATATATTAAAATGTATTGGTCAAACAGATTTAGGAGCAAGATGTTTTCAGTCATTATATCCTTTGGTATCAGGATATTGTACGAGTGGTAATAGATGTACACTTTGCAACAACTCAGGTGCGGATTGTAGTATTGGAATACTTGGTAATGTAATATCTACAGATTTGTTTGCAGACAATGATTCAATATGTATGGATCAGTATGAGGTTTGTGGACAAATAAATAGGTTAACTACTAGAGAAGAATTCCATAATTTGCCCCCCGTATATAAACAACAACCCGCAGGTAATTGTATAAAAAATTGTTCATCAGGAGTGGGTGGAGTTGTTGGAGCTGCAATGACTACTCTTATTCATGTAGGATCATATGTTCCATTAATGAATATATGTACATATAATTGTAAGTAG
- a CDS encoding pitrilysin family protein, with the protein MKNIFYKKLNDTQAVTVLVLVKTGSRYENDKNRGVAHFIEHLLFKGTKKRPNSLSITKELDGIGAEYNAFTTKDKTGYYIKASKENLELALDILSDMLFHSKFDLKEINRERGVVLEEFNMYFDNPIMFLDDLLEASIFDKHSLGKLTLGEKEIIKNIKRDEILKFYKKYYKPENMIIGVAGNFSDDIEKIVKKYFKITNFGTKKTFDLFKSSQEELRLSCMNKDTDQIHVAIGFLSVSCFDKDFYSLKLLSIILGANMSSRLFVRMREQLGLCYYIRSNSDNYEDTGAFSITAGLDKNKIESAISNIFLEIEKIKAKKVSQEELKRAKEFLKGKLVLKMEDSENVVDWHCERLLFYNKDMSVEDMISNFNKISSDDILKIANKIFKKSKINIAIIGSEDIKHKISNIIKKLK; encoded by the coding sequence ATGAAGAATATTTTTTATAAAAAATTAAATGATACTCAGGCGGTCACAGTTTTGGTACTTGTAAAAACTGGGTCTAGATATGAGAATGACAAAAATAGAGGAGTAGCTCATTTTATAGAGCATCTTCTTTTTAAAGGTACAAAAAAAAGACCAAACTCTCTTAGTATTACAAAAGAACTTGATGGAATAGGTGCTGAGTACAATGCCTTTACAACAAAAGACAAAACTGGCTATTATATAAAAGCATCAAAAGAAAATTTGGAATTGGCTCTTGATATTTTGTCTGATATGTTGTTCCATTCCAAATTTGATTTAAAGGAAATAAATAGAGAAAGAGGTGTGGTTTTAGAAGAGTTCAATATGTATTTTGATAATCCTATAATGTTTTTAGATGATTTATTAGAGGCAAGTATTTTTGATAAACATAGCTTGGGAAAATTGACTCTTGGAGAAAAGGAAATAATAAAAAATATAAAAAGAGATGAGATTTTGAAATTTTACAAAAAATATTACAAACCAGAAAATATGATAATAGGAGTTGCTGGAAATTTTTCTGATGATATAGAAAAAATTGTAAAAAAATATTTTAAAATTACAAACTTTGGTACAAAAAAAACTTTTGATTTATTCAAGTCATCTCAAGAAGAATTGAGATTGTCGTGCATGAATAAGGATACAGATCAAATTCACGTAGCTATTGGATTTCTTAGTGTTTCTTGTTTTGATAAAGATTTTTATTCATTAAAATTACTTTCAATAATACTAGGAGCAAATATGAGTTCTAGATTGTTTGTTAGAATGAGAGAGCAATTGGGGCTTTGTTATTATATTCGTTCAAATAGTGATAATTATGAGGATACTGGAGCTTTTTCTATAACAGCAGGACTTGATAAAAATAAGATTGAAAGTGCGATAAGTAATATATTTTTAGAAATAGAAAAAATAAAAGCTAAAAAAGTTAGCCAAGAGGAACTTAAAAGAGCAAAGGAATTTTTGAAAGGTAAATTGGTTTTGAAAATGGAGGATAGTGAAAATGTTGTAGATTGGCATTGTGAGAGACTTTTATTTTATAACAAAGATATGAGTGTTGAGGATATGATTTCTAATTTTAATAAAATAAGCTCTGATGATATACTTAAAATAGCAAACAAAATATTTAAGAAAAGTAAAATAAATATAGCTATAATAGGATCAGAAGATATAAAACATAAAATTTCAAATATAATAAAAAAATTAAAATAA